GCAATGGCAATTATCATATCGAAGCCTTTTTCAGAGGCCTCTGTTGCGAATTCTCTCAATTTATCCGGCATTCTGTGCGCAGATATTATTGCTGTTTGGTGCGGAATACCGAAATTGTCGAGCATCTTCTCCGTAACCTCGATCAGCGGCGAATCGGATGAACTCCCTGCTACTATAGCTACTTTAGGCATATCTACCTTTCGATTATTCCTATAAAAGTGATCCAGTAAATCCAGTCATTTCCAGCCTCGAACGGAATCCGTCATCGACACTAGATTATCTCTTCTCCGGGATAAAACACCCGGTAATTTTCCTTTTTCTTAAGAAAAGCCAAGCCGATATCCTTGCGATAAAAGCATTTCTCAAAATGTATTTTCTCCACCGAATTATATGCTCGCTTGCGTGCTTTTTCAAGAGTGCTATCCCACGCGGTTACACCTAGCACTCGACCTCCGTTTGTTACTACCCTATCGGCCACTGTCGTGGTTCCTGCATGAAACACCTGAACATTCGGGTCTTCCAAAGCATCGAGCCCCTCGACTGGGAAGCCTTTTTTATATCTTTTAGGGTAACCACCGCTAGCCATAATAACACATACCGCAGACATATCCTTTTTCCAGCGTATATCGGCCTCGTCGAGCTTCTCGTGGTGAATATGGAGGATGATTTCCATCAGGTCTGAATCGAGAAGTGAAAGCACAACTTGTGTTTCGGGATCACCGAAACGGCAGTTAAATTCGAGCACCTTGAAATTACCATTATGTATCATAATTCCCGCATAAAGCACACCCTTAAAAGGATGCCCCTTCATGCGAAGGCCATTAATTACCGGCTTAATTACTTCTTCGCTCACGCGTTCGAGGATATCGTCAGTAAAATTAGGATTTGGAGCGATAGAGCCCATTCCTCCTGTATTTGGTCCGGTGCCGTTTTCCTCTGCACGCTTATAATCGGTGCTAGATAGCATCGGCACTACAGTATGACCATCGGTAAAAGCAAGCACGCTCACTTCGCGGCCAGGTATAAATTCCTCGATGATAATGCGGCGACCAGCTTCACCCCACGTCCGTTCAATCATCATCTTACGGACTGCATCCTTTGCCTCTTCAAGGTTCTCTGCCACAACCGCACCCTTACCAGCCGCAAGACCGTCGGCTTTAATTACCACCGGAAGCTCGTGATTTTCGAGAAAAAGAATGGCATCCTCCGGATTGTCGAACCTCAAATAGCTAGCTGTGGGGATACGGTATTCCTTCATGAACTCTTTGGCAAATATTTTACTCGATTCGATCTGCGCAGCGGCCTTTGTAGGCCCGAATATATTGAGTTTTCGGCTTGTAAAATAATCCACTATGCCTTCA
The sequence above is drawn from the bacterium genome and encodes:
- the purD gene encoding phosphoribosylamine--glycine ligase, with protein sequence MKVLVVGGGGREHAIVWKLAQSRFVEKIYCAPGNAGIAELAECVNISDTDIRNLASFVEKVGVDFTIVGPESALSEGIVDYFTSRKLNIFGPTKAAAQIESSKIFAKEFMKEYRIPTASYLRFDNPEDAILFLENHELPVVIKADGLAAGKGAVVAENLEEAKDAVRKMMIERTWGEAGRRIIIEEFIPGREVSVLAFTDGHTVVPMLSSTDYKRAEENGTGPNTGGMGSIAPNPNFTDDILERVSEEVIKPVINGLRMKGHPFKGVLYAGIMIHNGNFKVLEFNCRFGDPETQVVLSLLDSDLMEIILHIHHEKLDEADIRWKKDMSAVCVIMASGGYPKRYKKGFPVEGLDALEDPNVQVFHAGTTTVADRVVTNGGRVLGVTAWDSTLEKARKRAYNSVEKIHFEKCFYRKDIGLAFLKKKENYRVFYPGEEII